In Scatophagus argus isolate fScaArg1 chromosome 3, fScaArg1.pri, whole genome shotgun sequence, one genomic interval encodes:
- the LOC124056797 gene encoding RNA-binding protein 38-like isoform X2 — MNGALEVMHPTTLQKDTTFTKIFVGGLPYHTNDASLRKYFEAFGDIDEAVVITDRQTGKSRGYGFVTMTDRGAAERACKDPNPIIDGRKANVNLAYLGAKPRSIQTGISIGVQPIHPALIQRQYGMAQPYIYPQAFVQPSLVLPTQVSTSVSTSPYLDYSAAYTQYAQAAFEQQYPYAASPAGFLGYSYPTSPSATAGPAAAATAPATAHPTLPSAAGPAPAFLHYAPQQHIQPDRMQ; from the exons ATGAACGGAGCCCTGGAAGTCATGCATCCCACGACGCTTCAGAAAGACACTACTTTTACCAAAATCTTTGTCGGCGGGCTGCCGTACCACACGAACGATGCCTCGCTGAGAAAATACTTCGAGGCCTTTGGGGACATTGACGAGGCTGTGGTGATAACGGACAGACAGACCGGGAAATCCAGAGGATACGGCTTT GTGACAATGACAGACcgaggagcagcagagagagccTGCAAGGATCCCAACCCCATAATCGATGGCAGGAAGGCCAACGTCAACCTGGCTTACCTGGGTGCCAAACCCCGTAGCATACAGACAG GCATATCCATCGGAGTGCAGCCCATTCACCCAGCGCTCATCCAGAGGCAGTATGG GATGGCCCAGCCATACATCTACCCACAAGCCTTTGTGCAGCCTAGCCTGGTGCTGCCCACTCAGGTTTCCACCTCCGTCAGCACCAGCCCTTACCTGGACTACAGCGCAGCCTACACCCAGTACGCCCAGGCAGCCTTTGAGCAGCAGTACCCGTATGCCGCCTCCCCAGCTGGGTTCCTGGGCTACAGCTACCCCACCAGCCCCTCAGCCACCGCTGGTCCGGCTGCCGCTGCCACAGCTCCAGCCACCGCCCACCCAACCCTCCCCTCCGCCGCCGGCCCAGCCCCGGCCTTCCTGCACTATGCTCCACAGCAACACATCCAGCCAGACCGGATGCAGTGA
- the LOC124056797 gene encoding RNA-binding protein 38-like isoform X1, with protein sequence MLLHQFMNGALEVMHPTTLQKDTTFTKIFVGGLPYHTNDASLRKYFEAFGDIDEAVVITDRQTGKSRGYGFVTMTDRGAAERACKDPNPIIDGRKANVNLAYLGAKPRSIQTGISIGVQPIHPALIQRQYGMAQPYIYPQAFVQPSLVLPTQVSTSVSTSPYLDYSAAYTQYAQAAFEQQYPYAASPAGFLGYSYPTSPSATAGPAAAATAPATAHPTLPSAAGPAPAFLHYAPQQHIQPDRMQ encoded by the exons ATGCTTCTGCATCAGTTCATGAACGGAGCCCTGGAAGTCATGCATCCCACGACGCTTCAGAAAGACACTACTTTTACCAAAATCTTTGTCGGCGGGCTGCCGTACCACACGAACGATGCCTCGCTGAGAAAATACTTCGAGGCCTTTGGGGACATTGACGAGGCTGTGGTGATAACGGACAGACAGACCGGGAAATCCAGAGGATACGGCTTT GTGACAATGACAGACcgaggagcagcagagagagccTGCAAGGATCCCAACCCCATAATCGATGGCAGGAAGGCCAACGTCAACCTGGCTTACCTGGGTGCCAAACCCCGTAGCATACAGACAG GCATATCCATCGGAGTGCAGCCCATTCACCCAGCGCTCATCCAGAGGCAGTATGG GATGGCCCAGCCATACATCTACCCACAAGCCTTTGTGCAGCCTAGCCTGGTGCTGCCCACTCAGGTTTCCACCTCCGTCAGCACCAGCCCTTACCTGGACTACAGCGCAGCCTACACCCAGTACGCCCAGGCAGCCTTTGAGCAGCAGTACCCGTATGCCGCCTCCCCAGCTGGGTTCCTGGGCTACAGCTACCCCACCAGCCCCTCAGCCACCGCTGGTCCGGCTGCCGCTGCCACAGCTCCAGCCACCGCCCACCCAACCCTCCCCTCCGCCGCCGGCCCAGCCCCGGCCTTCCTGCACTATGCTCCACAGCAACACATCCAGCCAGACCGGATGCAGTGA
- the rae1 gene encoding mRNA export factor isoform X2: protein MSIFGTNAGFGTGGTGVFGNTTTDSHNPMKDVEVTSPPDDSISCLAFSPPTMPGNFLIGGSWANDVRCWEVQDNGQTVPKAQQMHTGPVLDVCWSDDGSKVFTASCDKTAKMWDLNSNQAMQIAQHDGPIKAIHWIKAPNYSCIMTGSWDKTLKFWDTRSPNPMMSLAMPERCYCADVVYPMAVVATAERGLIVYQLENQPSEFRRIESPLKHQHRCVAIFKDKQNKPTGFALGSIEGRVAIHYINPPNPAKDNFTFKCHRSNGTNTTTPQDIYAVNAISFHPVHGTLATVGSDGRFSFWDKDARTKLKTSEQLDQPITACCFNHNGNIFAYASSYDWSKGHEYYNPQKKNYIFLRNAAEELKPRNKK, encoded by the exons ATGAGTATATTTGGGACAAACGCCGGGTTCGGAACGGGAGGGACCGGTGTCTTCGgaaacacaaccacagacaGTCATAATCCAATGAAG GATGTTGAAGTGACTTCACCTCCAGATGACAGCATTAGCTGTCTGGCTTTCAGTCCCCCCACCATGCCAGGGAACTTCCTTATTGGCGGATCCTGGGCCAACGAT GTACGGTGCTGGGAGGTGCAGGACAATGGACAGACTGTTCCAAAAGCTCAACAGATGCACACAGGTCCAGTGCTGGATGTGTGCTGGAGTGAT GACGGGAGTAAAGTCTTCACTGCTTCCTGTGATAAAACAGCAAAGATGTGGGATCTTAACAGCAATCAAGCAATGCAGATTGCACAG CATGATGGTCCAATCAAAGCAATCCACTGGATAAAAGCCCCAAACTACAGCTGCATCATGACTGGCAGCTGGGACAAAACACTGAAG TTCTGGGACACCCGCTCTCCCAATCCCATGATGTCTCTGGCGATGCCGGAGAGATGCTACTGTGCAGATGTT GTATACCCTATGGCAGTGGTTGCCACGGCTGAGAGGGGTCTGATAGTGTACCAGCTGGAGAACCAGCCTTCTGAGTTTCGCAGAATAGAGTCTCCTCTCAAACATCAG CACCGTTGCGTTGCCATATTCAAGGACAAGCAGAACAAACCCACAGGCTTTGCACTGGGAAGCATCGAGGGTCGAGTGGCCATCCACTATATCAACCCTCCAAACCC AGCCAAAGACAACTTCACCTTTAAGTGCCACAGGTCCAATGGAACCAACACAACCACTCCGCAGGACATCTACGCT GTGAATGCCATCTCCTTCCATCCCGTCCACGGCACACTGGCTACTGTGGGCTCAGACGGCCGCTTCAGCTTCTGGGACAAAGACGCCCGCACTAAGTTGAAGACCTCAGAGCAGCTTGACCAGCCCATCACGGCTTGCTGCTTCAACCACAATGGCAACATCTTTGCCTATGCTTCCAGTTACGACTGGTCAAAG GGGCACGAGTACTACAACCCCCAGAAGAAGAACTACATTTTCCTGAGGAACGCTGCAGAGGAACTGAAGCCTCGGAACAAGAAATG A
- the rae1 gene encoding mRNA export factor isoform X1: MSIFGTNAGFGTGGTGVFGNTTTDSHNPMKDVEVTSPPDDSISCLAFSPPTMPGNFLIGGSWANDVRCWEVQDNGQTVPKAQQMHTGPVLDVCWSDDGSKVFTASCDKTAKMWDLNSNQAMQIAQHDGPIKAIHWIKAPNYSCIMTGSWDKTLKFWDTRSPNPMMSLAMPERCYCADVVYPMAVVATAERGLIVYQLENQPSEFRRIESPLKHQHRCVAIFKDKQNKPTGFALGSIEGRVAIHYINPPNPAKDNFTFKCHRSNGTNTTTPQDIYAVNAISFHPVHGTLATVGSDGRFSFWDKDARTKLKTSEQLDQPITACCFNHNGNIFAYASSYDWSKGHEYYNPQKKNYIFLRNAAEELKPRNKKW; the protein is encoded by the exons ATGAGTATATTTGGGACAAACGCCGGGTTCGGAACGGGAGGGACCGGTGTCTTCGgaaacacaaccacagacaGTCATAATCCAATGAAG GATGTTGAAGTGACTTCACCTCCAGATGACAGCATTAGCTGTCTGGCTTTCAGTCCCCCCACCATGCCAGGGAACTTCCTTATTGGCGGATCCTGGGCCAACGAT GTACGGTGCTGGGAGGTGCAGGACAATGGACAGACTGTTCCAAAAGCTCAACAGATGCACACAGGTCCAGTGCTGGATGTGTGCTGGAGTGAT GACGGGAGTAAAGTCTTCACTGCTTCCTGTGATAAAACAGCAAAGATGTGGGATCTTAACAGCAATCAAGCAATGCAGATTGCACAG CATGATGGTCCAATCAAAGCAATCCACTGGATAAAAGCCCCAAACTACAGCTGCATCATGACTGGCAGCTGGGACAAAACACTGAAG TTCTGGGACACCCGCTCTCCCAATCCCATGATGTCTCTGGCGATGCCGGAGAGATGCTACTGTGCAGATGTT GTATACCCTATGGCAGTGGTTGCCACGGCTGAGAGGGGTCTGATAGTGTACCAGCTGGAGAACCAGCCTTCTGAGTTTCGCAGAATAGAGTCTCCTCTCAAACATCAG CACCGTTGCGTTGCCATATTCAAGGACAAGCAGAACAAACCCACAGGCTTTGCACTGGGAAGCATCGAGGGTCGAGTGGCCATCCACTATATCAACCCTCCAAACCC AGCCAAAGACAACTTCACCTTTAAGTGCCACAGGTCCAATGGAACCAACACAACCACTCCGCAGGACATCTACGCT GTGAATGCCATCTCCTTCCATCCCGTCCACGGCACACTGGCTACTGTGGGCTCAGACGGCCGCTTCAGCTTCTGGGACAAAGACGCCCGCACTAAGTTGAAGACCTCAGAGCAGCTTGACCAGCCCATCACGGCTTGCTGCTTCAACCACAATGGCAACATCTTTGCCTATGCTTCCAGTTACGACTGGTCAAAG GGGCACGAGTACTACAACCCCCAGAAGAAGAACTACATTTTCCTGAGGAACGCTGCAGAGGAACTGAAGCCTCGGAACAAGAAATGGTGA